One region of Sardina pilchardus chromosome 18, fSarPil1.1, whole genome shotgun sequence genomic DNA includes:
- the mypn gene encoding myopalladin isoform X2 — MDQPTSLSQFLRDNYLAEARAHHRHGEGGRSDASPSRRLLYGTHKGKAEDSGTREDPQLPDLSAFLSQEELDKSVNLARQAIGHEPHENERSEAKPLQTAPSLAPAVTSPIIKPPADKTETTSLTQPFTSNRPQLQNPTPLHDGVMRNNRAPREPSQDFKRPMRNQPYGLETQSKKEFLNKAADFIEELSSLFKANSSKRVRPRSCKGHRSRNKPQPDGMAFSLNVADERERPIHSFSTDPSEALCGEDFAQQEVEMAEQETFMPGDDALEEEAAAEGEAMAEAEGDSEAEAIAEAEAEAPALLEGQTSEEPVYEPPHFIQKIKSREVPEGSKVQLDCIVRGLPVPEVRWFCEGKELENSPDIQIINNGEQHSLIIAEAFEEDTGRYSCFASNFYGTDSTSAEIYIEGASSSDSEPEQHFDPLAQVQTEAVQSQTTLPSASSSQANAFVEDSLSTPATVYPEAAPPSVVLTPPATSEELCPPPPAQILSTPLPTPLPTPLPPPQVVSPLAPLQLEPAPLTVQDIGAPVLLAQEIPLEPPLLEQPEVTQVAAASVSTQLDSSPPPPALLPPLGVPSSPPALTTSAPLAVPEDTAAPLAEVLPTSSLPPLVVSTQSNGLEGQNGGSYPQGLDGRPIMAAPVFTKSLQDLLASESQLVVLECRVKGVPSPKVEWYREGTLIEDSPDFRILQKKPRSMAESEEICTLVIAEVFPEDSGTFTCTANNKYGTVSSIAALKVKGKDTKTNHVKTLSSLNLETALSTVSKQTASEYKASSVKSQLDGSLTNCSKAYSSTLSLHPLSSSGHRLDAYSSSMPSLDPLSLGSPHLDAFRSTLPCAADHPTSFSMPRLDPLSINQSAPPYQPPGSVPLQLNATVPSLWPNNHHAADRGPPTEPGPFPGPFPVPAAPAEPLTSCLKPQLDQPSARDPSAPSSFLSSDLLSGAMSLLSRAESRAKPPEPKCTIPLPDPPASCLKSRPEGVLVNHREPRSASRVGLRVHFRLPEDEVQEEEEEEEVESEDGSSTHEEMYSSPKEPPPVLAKPKLDPVQLQLLHNQVLLEQQQDGSPQEPAAAAAPLHTPFTDSSSVLPITHAPVQARPAPTPIPPPQVDSRLVPQFSPAAPPVLSPMMPRVASTSAPPVSMSAPPVPKLAAPPVSQMPPMNMAGMSVSAAPLPHMSMAPPPQMSPMPAPAMSMAPPTSMSRPYSTSYMPTVGSPPVPKFMTAPMSPMSVAPSSYPSVSSSMLNIAPLTPLSPVLSKPPMAPLSPPPPVAQAPAPQHTLPPLPPVSSLCTGASNSQSFSYARPKEFIAAQTLSPVRSPSPTESPVPLLHELAAELNLKLAREIGSPLSPASSVSNFPMSPRVFHTRVLEPPTSPTSATSPTYVSSPTMVPPAFLNSPFLRAQSPPQASSPTSSSSTPSPIQNPVAFLSSVLPSLSSLGGSQSTNSMGLPKRAPIVPQSILRKTARNQRLPSDEDIRESKESLIHDIEKKLRFKEDTMRQGPQKLTYEGKAASRPLGPNIPTATVINYDEEYKVSNFEQRLMSEIEFRLERTPVEESDDDVQHDEIPTGKCIAPLFDKKLKNFRAMEGAPLTFTCKVVGIPFPKVYWFKDGKQILKKNDHYKKYREGDGTCALHIEAVTNDDDGNYTVMAANPQGRMSCSGHLIVQTGPVRSRQQIINSQRVRARVQEVEEGEPTQERFFRPHFLQAPGDMVAHEGRLCRLDCKVSGLPNPEIMWLRNGQPVYPDFTHRMLVRENGIHSLLTDPLTKKDAGTYTCIASNKAGQSSFCLELRVVEKEMKHPPQFVEKLQNTGIAEGIPVRLECRVVGMPPPAIFWKKDNETIPHSRDRMSMHQDATGYVCLLIQPTRKEDAGWYTVSAKNEAGIISCTARLDIYAQWHQNIPPLPQKKSTRPVSRYAALTGQGLDIKSAFPSSDNCPILFASSPTEATLESEEL, encoded by the exons ATGGACCAGCCCACATCACTGTCCCAGTTTTTGCGGGACAACTACCTGGCGGAGGCCAGAGCTCACCACAGACACGGAGAAGGGGGTCGCTCCGACGCGTCCCCCTCGCGGCGTCTCCTGTACGGGACGCACAAAGGCAAGGCCGAGGATTCTGGGACGCGTGAGGATCCTCAGCTCCCCGACCTGTCCGCTTTTCTCAGTCAAGAGGAGCTCGACAAAAGTGTCAACCTTGCCAGACAAGCCATTGGTCACGAGCCCCACGAGAATGAAAGGTCCGAGGCCAAACCCCTACAGACGGCCCCCTCTTTGGCCCCGGCGGTGACCTCGCCCATTATCAAACCCCCTGCGGACAAAACTGAGACCACCTCACTAACACAGCCGTTCACGTCAAACAGGCCGCAGCTCCAAAACCCAACGCCCCTCCATGACGGTGTCATGAGGAACAACCGGGCTCCCCGGGAGCCCTCTCAGGACTTCAAGCGGCCCATGAGGAACCAGCCGTACGGCCTCGAGACTCAGTCCAAAAAGGAGTTCCTCAACAAAGCGGCCGACTTCATCGAGGAGCTCTCCTCGCTCTTCAAGGCCAACAGCTCCAAGAGGGTACGGCCGCGGTCCTGCAAGGGCCACAGGAGCAGGAACAAGCCCCAGCCGGACGGCATGGCCTTCAGCCTCAACGTGGCCGATGAGCGGGAGAGGCCCATTCACTCCTTCAGCACTGACCCGTCAGAGGCCCTGTGCGGCGAGGACTTTGCCCAACAGGAAGTGGAAATGGCAGAGCAGGAAACGTTCATGCCGGGGGACGATGCCCTGGAGGAGGAAGCTGCGGCCGAAGGGGAGGCCATGGCCGAGGCCGAGGGCGACTCTGAGGCGGAGGCCATTGCTGAGGCGGAGGCTGAGGCCCCGGCCTTGCTGGAGGGCCAGACCTCAGAGGAGCCTGTCTACGAGCCGCCCCACTTCATCCAGAAGATCAAAAGCCGAGAGGTTCCAGAGGGAAGCAAGGTCCAGCTGGACTGTATTGTGAGAGGTCTCCCTGTGCCTGAAGTTCG ATGGTTCTGTGAGGGGAAAGAGTTAGAGAACAGCCCTGACATCCAGATCATCAACAACGGAGAACAGCACTCCCTGATCATAGCTGAAGCGTTTGAAGAAGACACAGGACGCTACTCCTGCTTCGCCTCCAACTTCTATGGCACAGACTCAACATCAGCAGAAATTTATATTGAAG GTGCCTCCTCTTCAGATTCGGAACCTGAGCAGCATTTTGACCCTTTAGCACA GGTGCAGACGGAAGCAGTCCAATCCCAAACCACACTGCCTTCAGCCTCCAGCAGTCAGGCTAATGCGTTTGTTGAGGACTCGTTGTCTACGCCGGCAACCGTTTATCCTGAAGCTGCACCACCCTCAGTGGTTCTCACACCGCCAGCCACCAGCGAGGAGCTGtgtccacctccacctgcccaAATCCTCTCCACACCCCTgcccacacccctccccacacccctgccccctccccagGTGGTCTCTCCACTGGCCCCCCTCCAGCTTGAGCCAGCTCCTCTGACCGTCCAAGACATCGGTGCGCCAGTCCTCCTCGCGCAGGAGATTCCTCTCGAGCCTCCCTTACTCGAGCAGCCAGAGGTCACCCAGGTGGCCGCCGCATCGGTTAGCACTCAGCTGGACTCgagcccaccaccaccagcgctGCTGCCCCCCCTGGgggtcccctcctctccccccgccCTGACCACCTCCGCGCCTCTGGCCGTCCCCGAGGACACAGCGGCACCTTTGGCTGAAGTGCTTCCCACGTCATCGTTGCCTCCGCTTGTGGTGTCCACCCAGTCCAACGGGCTCGAG GGTCAGAATGGAGGCAGCTATCCACAAGGCTTAGATGGAAGGCCAATCATGGCGGCCCCTGTTTTTACAAAG AGTTTACAGGATCTGCTTGCGTCGGAGAGCCAGCTGGTGGTGCTAGAGTGCCGTGTGAAAGGAGTGCCCTCCCCCAAGGTGGAGTGGTACAGGGAGGGGACTCTAATAGAGGACTCGCCTGACTTCAGGATCCTGCAGAAGA AGCCCAGGTCTATGGCAGAATCAG AGGAGATATGCACTTTGGTTATTGCTGAAGTCTTCCCCGAGGACTCCGGAACGTTCACTTGCACGGCCAACAATAAATATGGCACGGTCTCCAGTATCGCAGCACTGAAAGTGAAAG GCAAAGACACCAAAACAAATCATGTAAAAACACTGTCCAGCCTAAATCTGGAGACCGCACTCAGCACGGTGTCTAAACAGACAGCCTCGGAGTATAAGGCGTCCAGTGTGAAGTCGCAGCTGGACGGCTCCCTGACCAACTGCAGCAAGGCTTACTCCAgtaccctctccctccatcccctcagCAGCAGTGGCCACCGCTTAGACGCCTACAGCAGCAGCATGCCCAGCCTTGACCCACTAAGCCTCGGCAGCCCCCACCTTGACGCTTTTAGGTCCACCCTCCCGTGCGCCGCTGACCACCCCACCAGCTTCAGTATGCCGCGCCTCGACCCGCTGAGCATTAACCAGAGCGCCCCGCCGTACCAGCCCCCCGGCTCCGTCCCCCTCCAGCTAAACGCCACCGTCCCCAGCCTCTGGCCTAACAACCACCACGCGGCCGACCGCGGTCCACCCACGGAGCCCGGCCCCTTCCCCGGCCCCTTCCCCGTCCCGGCAGCCCCCGCTGAGCCTCTAACCTCCTGCCTCAAACCCCAGCTGGACCAGCCCTCAGCCCGAGACCCCTCGGCCCCGtcgtccttcctctcctctgaccTGCTCAGTGGCGCCATGTCTCTGCTCTCGAGGGCTGAGAGCAGAGCCAAGCCGCCTGAGCCCAAATGTACTATACCCCTCCCAGATCCCCCGGCCTCCTGCCTTAAGTCCCGACCGGAGGGCGTCCTGGTCAACCACAGAGAGCCACGGTCAGCGTCGCGTGTGGGCCTACGGGTGCACTTCAGACTTCCAGAGGatgaggtgcaggaggaggaggaggaggaggaggtggagagtgaggatGGATCCAGCACACATGAGGAGATGTACTCTTCACCCAAGGAGCCACCCCCTGTCCTGGCCAAACCCAAACT GGACCCCGTTCAGCTCCAGCTGCTCCACAACCAGGTGCtcctggagcagcagcaggatggCTCCCCTCAGGAgcctgcagctgcagcagcgccgCTCCACACACCTTTCACGGACTCGTCCTCTGTGCTGCCCATAACACATGCACCTGTACAGGCCAGGCCAGCCCCGACCCCCATCCCGCCTCCCCAGGTTGACTCTAGGCTGGTTCCCCAATTCAGTCCAGCAGCTCCTCCTGTTCTATCTCCCATGATGCCTCGAGTGGCGTCCACCTCCGCACCTCCCGTTAGCATGTCTGCACCCCCAGTGCCCAAGCTGGCAGCCCCGCCAGTCAGCCAGATGCCCCCAATGAATATGGCTGGCATGAGTGTGAGTGCCGCCCCTCTGCCCCACATGAGCATGGCACCTCCGCCCCAGATGAGCCCCATGCCCGCTCCAGCCATGAGCATGGCCCCTCCCACCTCTATGTCACGCCCCTATAGCACGAGCTACATGCCCACGGTGGGTTCTCCGCCCGTGCCCAAGTTCATGACCGCGCCCATGTCGCCGATGAGCGTAGCCCCCTCGTCCTACCCCAGCGTCAGCTCGTCGATGCTCAACATCGCTCCGCTGACCCCTCTGTCTCCGGTGCTGTCCAAACCCCCGATGGCGCCGCTGAGTCCACCTCCGCCTGTAGCCCAAGCTCCGGCGCCCCAGCACACCCTCCCCCCGCTCCCGCCGGTCAGCTCCCTCTGCACCGGCGCCAGCAACTCCCAGAGCTTCAGCTACGCCAGGCCCAAGGAGTTCATCGCCGCCCAGACGCTCTCCCCCGTGAGGAGCCCCTCTCCCACGGAGTCGCCGGTGCCCCTGCTCCACGAGCTGGCCGCCGAGCTCAACCTCAAGCTGGCCCGGGAGATCGGCTCTCCGCTGAGCCCGGCCTCGTCCGTCTCCAACTTCCCCATGTCTCCGCGCGTCTTCCACACCAGGGTGCTGGAGCCCCCCACGAGCCCCACCAGCGCCACCAGCCCCACGTACGTCTCCTCCCCGACTATGGTTCCTCCGGCCTTCCTCAACTCCCCGTTTCTACGAGCCCAGTCGCCCCCCCAGGCCTCGTCCCCGACCTCCAGCAGCTCCACGCCCAGCCCCATCCAGAACCCCGTGGCCTTCCTCAGCAGCGTCCTGCCCTCGCTGTCCTCCCTGGGGGGATCCCAGTCCACTAACTCCATGGGCCTGCCAAAGAGGGCCCCCATTGT GCCTCAGAGCATTCTGAGGAAGACAGCGCGAAACCAGCGGCTTCCATCAGATGAGGATATCCGCGAGAGTAAAGAAAGCCTCATTCACGATATCGAGAAAAAGCTGAGATTTAAAGAAGACACTATGCGCCAAGGGCCACAG AAGCTGACTTATGAGGGGAAAGCAGCAAGCAGACCTCTTGGACCAAACATTCCCACTGCAACTGTCATTAACTATGACGAG GAGTACAAGGTGTCGAACTTCGAGCAGAGGCTGATGAGTGAGATTGAGTTCCGTCTGGAGAGAACCCCGGTGGAGGAGTCGGACGACGACGTGCAGCACGACGAGATCCCCACGGGCAAGTGCATCGCCCCGCTCTTCGACAAGAAGCTGAAGAACTTCCGGGCCATGGAGGGAGCTCCTCTCACCTTCACCTGTAAAGTAGTTGGAATCCCCTTCCCAAAG GTCTACTGGTTCAAGGATGGGAAACAGATTCTAAAGAAAAACGATCACTACAAGAAATACAGGGAGGGCGATGGAACGTGCGCTCTGCACATAGAAGCAGTCACCAATGACGACGACGGCAACTACACAGTCATGGCTGCCAATCCACAG GGGAGGATGAGCTGTTCTGGCCACCTGATTGTCCAAACGGGTCCTGTTCGGAGTCGGCAGCAAATTATCAACTCTCAGAG AGTACGGGCTCGGGTCCAGGAAGTGGAGGAAGGAGAGCCAACCCAGGAGCGCTTCTTCCGACCTCACTTCCTGCAAGCTCCAGGGGACATGGTGGCGCATGAGGGGCGGCTCTGCAGACTGGACTGTAAG GTGAGTGGGTTGCCGAACCCAGAGATCATGTGGCTCCGGAACGGGCAGCCCGTTTATCCGGACTTCACTCACCGGATGCTGGTGAGAGAAAACGGCATCCACTCGCTCCTCACGGACCCGCTGACGAAGAAGGACGCCGGCACCTACACCTGCATCGCCTCCAACAAAGCTGGCCAGAGCTCCTTCTGCCTTGAGCTGAGAGTCGTGG agaaagagatgaaacaCCCGCCCCAGTTTGTGGAGAAGCTGCAGAACACGGGCATCGCCGAGGGCATCCCCGTCAGACTAGAGTGCCGGGTCGTGGGCATGCCGCCACCTGCCATCTTCTGGAAAAAAGACAATGAGACCATTCCCCACTCTAGGGATCGTATGAG catgcatcaggATGCCACTGGATACGTTTGCCTTCTCATCCAGCCAACCAGGAAAGAGGATGCTGGGTGGTATACAGTTTCAGCCAAGAATGAGGCTGGCATCATTTCATGTACAGCAAGGCTAGACATTTATG CTCAGTGGCACCAGAACATCCCTCCACTCCCCCAGAAGAAGAGCACGCGCCCGGTGAGCCGATACGCTGCGCTGACCGGCCAGGGCCTGGACATCAAGTCAGCCTTCCCCTCCAGCGACAACTGCCCCATCCTCTTCGCCAGCTCCCCCACGGAGGCCACCCTGGAGAGCGAGGAGCTGTAA